A stretch of Prunus dulcis chromosome 6, ALMONDv2, whole genome shotgun sequence DNA encodes these proteins:
- the LOC117632674 gene encoding 26S proteasome non-ATPase regulatory subunit 7 homolog A-like: MDVIKTQQVSARLIEKVIVHPLVLLSIVDNYNRVAKDTRKRVVGVLLGSTYKGVVDVSNSYAVPFEEDDRDPSIWFLDHNYHEAMFSMFKRINAKEHVVGWYSTGPKLRENDLDIHSLFHNYVPNPVLVIIDVQPKELGIPTKAYYDVEEVKENATQKSQKIFVHVPSEIAAHEVEEIGVEHLLRDVKDTTISTLANEVTGKLTALKGLDARLREIRSYLDLVIDEKLPLNHEILYHLQDVFNLLPNLNVAELVKGFSVKTNDMMLVIYLSSLIRSVIALHNLINNKMLNKEHEKAEDAKPATAPSVAGS; this comes from the exons ATGGACGTTATCAAGACGCAGCAAGTATCGGCGAGGCTCATCGAGAAGGTAATAGTTCACCCACTCGTTCTGCTCAGCATCGTCGACAACTACAACCGAGTCGCCAAGGACACTCGCAAGCGAGTCGTCGGCGTTCTACTCGGAAGCACTTACAAAGGCGTCGTCGACGTCTCCAACAGCTACGCAG TGCcctttgaagaagatgatagAGACCCTAGCATTTGGTTTCTTGACCACAACTACCATGAAGCGATGTTCTCTATGTTCAAGAGGATCAATG CCAAGGAGCACGTAGTAGGTTGGTATAGCACCGGGCCGAAATTACGGGAGAATGATCTGGATATTCACAGTTTATTCCACAA CTATGTACCAAATCCAGTCCTGGTCATTATTGATGTCCAGCCTAAGGAGCTGGGAATACCCACCAAAGCCTACTATGATGTCGAAGAAGTTAAAGAG AATGCAACTCAGAAAAGCCAGAAGATTTTTGTCCACGTGCCCTCTGAAATTGCGGCTCATGAGGTTGAGGAAATTG GAGTGGAACACTTACTAAGGGATGTGAAGGATACAACCATCAGCACCCTTGCAAATGAG GTTACTGGAAAACTTACCGCTCTAAAGGGTTTGGATGCACGGTTACGAGAAATACGCAGTTACCTAGATCTTGTCATTGATGAGAAGCTTCCACTAAATCATGAGATACTTTACCATTTGCAG GACGTATTCAATCTACTTCCAAATCTCAATGTGGCAGAGTTGGTCAAGGGGTTTTCAG TAAAAACAAATGACATGATGTTGGTTATATATCTTTCATCTCTCATCCGAAGCGTCATTGCCCTCCACAACTTGATCAATAACAAG ATGCTAAACAAAGAACACGAGAAAGCTGAGGATGCAAAGCCAGCAACGGCCCCATCCGTTGCTGGAAGCTGA
- the LOC117632672 gene encoding josephin-like protein, translated as MSRKASKRVSFSPDVNEKPILYLKQSGGTGNGTRVGGSRNRVTGIWAFRLLKDTTELPAPIKLLRTLRAKVARAVCIISARKRTSRKVSSSNHLTRSRSVSDPIESHRAEALEDCIEFLNSAASLQRSNSVTSNSC; from the coding sequence ATGTCGAGGAAAGCTAGTAAGAGGGTGAGTTTCAGTCCTGATGTGAACGAGAAGCCGATTCTGTATCTGAAACAGAGTGGTGGCACTGGCAATGGCACCAGAGTAGGTGGAAGCAGGAACAGGGTCACTGGAATTTGGGCTTTCAGGCTGCTCAAAGATACAACAGAACTCCCTGCACCCATCAAATTACTACGCACACTCAGGGCTAAGGTGGCCAGAGCTGTGTGTATTATATCTGCAAGAAAGAGGACTTCAAGGAAGGTGTCTTCCTCCAACCACTTGACAAGGTCACGCTCTGTATCTGATCCCATCGAGTCTCATCGAGCCGAAGCTTTAGAGGACTGCATCGAGTTCTTGAACTCTGCTGCTTCTTTGCAGAGGAGCAATTCTGTTACTTCAAATTCTTGTTAA
- the LOC117631687 gene encoding BAHD acyltransferase DCR — MPCSGSSVTIISKCAIYPNTKSTIKSLKLSVSDLPMLSCQYIQKGVLLSSQPFHISDLIASLKHSLSLALSHFPAFAGRFETDAQGYVHIVCNDAGVDFIQAKAKHLSVDVLLPANEDVPHYFREFFAFDRTLSYSGHSRPLAAIQVTELADGIFIGCTVNHSVTDGTSFWHFFNTFAEICKGAKKISKSPDFSRDNIFNSQAVLRLPEGGPKVTFSGNEPLRERIFHFTRESILKLKNRANNSPLINGNGLLESAEIFGKQCNDTWKIVSRCKGAKTAEISSFQSLSAQLWRSVTRVRNLPDSKTTTFRMAVNCRHRLEPKLSPHYFGNAIQSIPTVASAGELLSRDLSWCAGLLRKNVAAHDNATVRRGVEDWESAPRLFPLGNFDGAMITMGSSPRFPMYDNDFGWGRPLAVRSGRANKFDGKISAFPGREGNGSVDLEVVLAPETMAGLESDMEFMQYVSAVV, encoded by the coding sequence atgCCTTGCTCTGGTTCCTCTGTAACTATAATTTCAAAATGCGCAATTTATCCAAACACGAAATCCACAATCAAATCCCTCAAGCTCTCCGTCTCTGATCTTCCCATGCTCTCTTGTCAATACATCCAGAAAGGCGTCCTCCTCAGCTCCCAGCCCTTCCACATCTCCGACCTTATCGCCTCTCTCAAACACTCCCTCTCCCTCGCCCTCTCCCACTTCCCCGCCTTCGCCGGCCGCTTTGAGACCGACGCCCAAGGATACGTCCACATCGTTTGCAACGACGCCGGCGTCGATTTCATCCAAGCCAAAGCCAAGCACCTCTCCGTCGACGTCCTTTTGCCGGCCAACGAGGACGTTCCGCATTACTTCAGGGAGTTTTTTGCGTTTGACCGGACCTTGAGCTACTCCGGCCACTCCAGACCCTTGGCCGCCATCCAAGTCACGGAGCTCGCCGACGGCATCTTCATCGGCTGCACTGTTAACCACTCTGTCACCGACGGAACTTCCTTCTGGCACTTTTTTAACACCTTTGCTGAGATTTGCAAAGGCGCCAAGAAAATCTCCAAATCTCCAGATTTCTCGCGCGACAACATCTTCAACTCGCAGGCGGTGCTCCGGTTGCCCGAAGGCGGCCCTAAGGTCACCTTCTCCGGAAACGAGCCGTTACGAGAGCGAATCTTCCATTTCACCAGAGAATCGATTCTCAAACTAAAAAACAGAGCCAATAACAGTCCTCTGATTAATGGTAACGGGCTTTTGGAATCGGCGGAGATTTTCGGGAAGCAATGCAACGACACCTGGAAAATCGTTTCTCGTTGTAAAGGCGCGAAAACTGCGGAGATTTCGTCGTTTCAGTCACTGAGCGCGCAGCTCTGGCGTTCCGTGACACGTGTTAGGAATCTACCAGATTCCAAAACGACGACGTTTCGGATGGCTGTGAACTGCCGCCACCGGCTCGAGCCGAAGCTGAGCCCACACTATTTCGGGAACGCAATACAGAGCATCCCGACCGTTGCTTCCGCAGGCGAGCTGTTGTCTCGAGATCTGAGCTGGTGCGCTGGTCTGCTCCGCAAGAACGTCGCCGCGCACGACAACGCCACGGTGCGCCGCGGCGTGGAGGATTGGGAGAGCGCCCCAAGGCTTTTCCCGCTAGGAAATTTCGACGGCGCAATGATCACGATGGGGAGCTCGCCGAGATTCCCAATGTACGACAATGATTTTGGATGGGGCCGACCCTTGGCCGTAAGGAGTGGCAGGGCAAACAAATTTGACGGCAAGATTTCGGCTTTTCCGGGAAGAGAAGGGAACGGGAGCGTTGATCTGGAGGTGGTTTTGGCTCCGGAGACGATGGCGGGGCTCGAGTCCGATATGGAGTTCATGCAGTACGTATCGGCGGTTGTGTAA
- the LOC117632673 gene encoding putative tRNA (cytidine(32)/guanosine(34)-2'-O)-methyltransferase, with the protein MGKASRDKRDIYYRKAKEEGWRARSAFKLLQIDEEFNIFDGVKRVVDLCAAPGSWSQVLSRKLYLPAKSSSDSKDGDVPLIVAIDLQPMAPIEGVIQVQGDITNARTAEIVIRHFDGCKADLVVCDGAPDVTGLHDMDEFVQSQLILAGLTIVTHVLKEGGKFIAKIFRGKDTSLLYCQLKLFFPLVTFAKPKSSRNSSIEAFAICENYSPPDGFNPKDLHRLLEKVGSPSGADDLDCSSGWLEGPNKVYIPFLACGDLSGYDSDRSYPLPKDAQGTYRSLDPVQPPIAPPYKRALEMKKASSQGITELEKLSLES; encoded by the exons ATGGGGAAAGCTTCAAGGGATAAGAGGGATATATACTATcgaaaagcaaaagaagaaggttGGCGTGCTCGCAGTGCCTTCAAGCTTCTTCAGATTGACGAGGAATTCAACATATTTGACGGAGTGAAGCGGGTCGTCGATCTTTGTGCTGCCCCTGGTAGCTGGAGTCAG GTTTTGAGTAGGAAATTGTATCTCCCAGCAAAGAGTTCATCAGATTCTAA GGATGGTGATGTGCCCCTTATTGTAGCTATTGATTTGCAGCCCATGGCTCCAATTGAAGGTGTTATTCAAGTGCAGGGTGATATAACTAATGCTCGAACCGCTGAAATC GTCATCAGACATTTTGATGGTTGCAAGGCTGACCTGGTTGTGTGTGATGGTGCTCCAGATG TTACTGGCCTTCATGACATGGATGAATTCGTTCAGTCCCAGCTGATACTAGCA GGTTTGACGATTGTTACTCATGTACTTAAAGaaggtggaaaatttattgCAAAGATATTCCGTGGAAAAGATACAAGTCTTCTCTACTGCCAG CTGAAACTATTCTTCCCCTTAGTGACTTTTGCAAAGCCAAAAAGTAGTCGCAATTCCAGCATAG AGGCATTTGCAATTTGTGAGAATTATTCTCCTCCTGATGGATTCAACCCTAAGGATCTGCATCGCCTCCTAGAAAAGGTGGGAAGTCCCTCAGGAGCAGATGATCTAG ATTGCAGTAGTGGGTGGTTGGAAGGGCCAAATAAGGTGTATATTCCATTTCTAGCTTGCGGTGACCTCAGCGGATATGACTCTGACCGTTCATATCCCCTACCTAAAGATGCCCAGGGAACTTACCGGAGCTTGGATCCTGTACAGCCCCCAATAGCCCCTCCTTATAAGAGAGCTCTAGAAATGAAGAAAGCTTCCAGCCAGGGCATCACAGAGCTTGAGAAGCTTTCTTTGGAGTCATGA
- the LOC117630530 gene encoding protein NRT1/ PTR FAMILY 5.5-like: protein MRGLALAAVCILGYVTSWSIKYGVSALVIIMAAFSFAALSPCSYKRVKAQGVPVKWKETKNILLVKLVGALFVAMSVVSAIGNTYFVLQASHLNQKVWFVKFPLPILLFAYNEARSKFGGLKRSVVAISIGLAASMVVSSLCCVVAALVEARRLAVVKSSGLIDLPEETIPMTMFWLVPHFVLLGCTDGIFRRAIGSLYMVALISDEEAKNLEASKVLQCQYAGFYDMAVYGVGVMGSVLSVHVVGEISSEGGKINWFQHTLNTSRLDNYYWTLAALVAINLLIFFVLAACCGACFYVVSRFKDAK, encoded by the coding sequence ATGCGCGGCCTTGCTCTCGCCGCAGTCTGCATACTCGGTTATGTAACCTCTTGGTCGATTAAATATGGCGTCTCTGCCCTAGTTATCATAATGGCAGCATTTAGTTTCGCGGCGCTGTCACCTTGTTCTTACAAACGTGTTAAAGCACAAGGGGTTCCTGTGAAGtggaaagaaaccaaaaacatCCTGTTGGTGAAGCTTGTAGGCGCCTTGTTCGTGGCGATGAGCGTTGTGTCCGCTATTGGAAACACTTACTTCGTTCTGCAAGCGAGTCACTTGAACCAGAAGGTTTGGTTCGTGAAGTTTCCTCTTCCCATTCTTCTGTTTGCGTATAACGAAGCCAGATCAAAGTTTGGGGGGTTAAAACGGTCTGTCGTTGCCATCTCCATCGGGCTCGCAGCGTCAATGGTGGTTTCGAGTCTGTGTTGTGTCGTAGCTGCGCTGGTGGAAGCTCGAAGGCTGGCCGTGGTTAAGAGCTCCGGTTTGATAGACTTGCCCGAAGAAACAATTCCTATGACCATGTTCTGGCTGGTTCCACATTTTGTTCTGCTTGGGTGCACTGATGGGATTTTTCGTAGGGCAATCGGTTCTCTGTACATGGTGGCATTGATATCTGATGAGGAGGCTAAAAATCTGGAAGCATCGAAAGTCCTGCAGTGCCAGTACGCGGGTTTCTATGATATGGCTGTTTATGGAGTGGGAGTTATGGGCAGCGTGTTATCGGTTCATGTGGTGGGTGAGATAAGCTCAGAGGGGGGGAAGATCAATTGGTTTCAGCACACCCTAAACACAAGTCGTTTGGATAATTACTACTGGACCTTGGCTGCCTTGGTTGCAATCAATCTGCTGATATTCTTTGTTTTGGCCGCATGCTGTGGTGCCTGTTTTTATGTCGTTTCAAGGTTCAAGGATGCGAAATAA
- the LOC117632671 gene encoding sulfoquinovosyl transferase SQD2, which produces MVTCAFLSINPSLSPPSFSTATQSSFSSAFCHSPSPAFLRFPSYHSSRTKPSSLYGQGVCFCYSERSRGLRESRKLELKASNMTITEVEQEEDEEGPPPYVDSEINSRPRRIALFVEPSPFAYVSGYKNRFQNFIRYLREMGDEVMVVTTHEGVPDEFYGAKLIGSRSFPCPWYQKVPLSLALSPRIISEVAQFKPDIIHASSPGIMVFGALIIAKLLSVPIVMSYHTHVPVYIPRYTFSWLVKPMWLVIKFLHRAADLTLVPSAAISKDLLEAGVAAANTIRLWNKGVDSESFHPRFRSHEMRLRLSNGEPEKPLIVHVGRLGVEKSLDFLKSVMDRLPEARIAFVGDGPYREDLEKLFSGMPAVFTGMLGGEELSQAYASGDVFVMPSESETLGLVVLEAMSSGIPVVGARAGGIPDIIPADQEGKTGFLYDYGDVDDCLRKLQPLLENKELRETIGKAAREEMEKYDWKAATRVIRNEQYNAAIWFWRKKRAQFLRPLQWFMKRIFPPSPPEIKCR; this is translated from the exons ATGGTGACCTGTGCTTTTCTCTCTATaaatccctctctctctcctccctctttTTCCACAGCTACCcaatcatctttttcctctGCCTTTTGTCATTCTCCATCCCCTGCTTTCCTCAGATTCCCAAGCTACCATTCGTCAAGAACAAAACCCAGTAGCCTTTACGGTCAAGGTGTTTGCTTTTGTTACTCTGAGAGGTCAAGGGGTTTGAGGGAAAGTAGAAAACTTGAGCTTAAAGCGAGCAATATGACTATTACAGAGGTcgaacaagaagaagatgaagagggTCCTCCTCCTTATGTTGATTCAGAGATAAACTCAAGACCTCGCCGCATTGCTCTCTTTGTGGAGCCTTCTCCCTTTGC ATATGTGTCAGGTTATAAAAATCGGTTCCAGAATTTCATTAGGTACTTGCGTGAAATGGGGGATGAG GTGATGGTTGTGACAACACACGAGGGAGTGCCTGACGAATTTTATGGAGCAAAATTGATTGGATCCCGAAG CTTCCCTTGCCCCTGGTATCAGAAGGTTCCCCTTTCCCTTGCACTTAGTCCTAGAATTATTTCAGAGGTTGCTCAGTTCAAGCCTGACATTATACATGCATCCTCACCTGGAATTATG GTTTTCGGTGCTCTCATTATCGCTAAGTTATTATCTGTCCCTATAGTGATGTCTTATCACACTCATGTGCCAGT CTATATCCCACGATACACCTTCAGTTGGCTGGTGAAACCTATGTGGTTGGTTATAA AATTTCTGCACAGAGCTGCTGATCTCACGCTAGTTCCATCAGCTGCAATCAGTAAGGATCTCCTAGAAGCTGGGGTGGCAGCAG CTAATACAATCCGTCTTTGGAATAAGGGTGTTGATTCTGAAAGCTTCCATCCTCGCTTCCGTTCTCATGAAATGCGATTAAGACTGAG CAATGGTGAACCTGAGAAACCTTTAATTGTTCATGTTGGAAGACTTGGAGTGGAGAAGAGTTTGGATTTTCTGAAAAG TGTCATGGATAGGCTTCCAGAAGCACGCATTGCTTTTGTTGGAGATGGACCGTACAG GGAGGACCTAGAAAAACTGTTCTCTGGCATGCCCGCAGTATTTACAGGTATGTTAGGAGGTGAAGAGCTCTCTCAGGCATATGCCAGTGGGGACGTATTCGTGATGCCTTCAGAATCAGAGACACTTGGGCTTGTTGTTTTGGAGGCTATGTCTTCAGGTATCCCCGTGGTAGGAGCTCGAGCTGGTGGAATCCCAGATATAATTCCAGCAGACCAGGAGGGGAAAACTGGCTTTCTCTATGATTATGGGGATGTTGATGACTGCTTAAGAAAATTGCAGCCCCTGTTGGAGAACAAGGAACTAAGGGAAACAATCGGCAAAGCAGCACGTGAAGAAATGGAAAAGTACGATTGGAAGGCAGCCACGCGAGTAATACGAAATGAACAATACAATGCTGCCATTTGGTTTTGGAGGAAGAAGCGAGCACAGTTTCTCAGACCTTTGCAATGGTTCATGAAGCGCATTTTTCCACCATCCCCACCAGAAATTAAGTGCAGGTGA